tgcttgcattaatgttccttcttacaTTTATCTGCTTTTAGTCTTCTtcatcacgtctagctgccattttgcttacattagtattccttcttacattcatctgctttttgtctttttctccaagtctagctgacattctgcttgcattactgTTCCTTCTTGCATTCATCTTCTTCATGTCTATCTACTATTCGGCTTGCAATAgtgttccttcttacattcatctgcttttcgtgtTCTTCACGTTTAGCTGCCATTTTGATTACATTAGTGTTTCTTCTTGCATTCATCTACTTTTTgtcttcacgtctagctgccattctgctaacattagtgttccttcttacattcatctgcttttcgtctccTTCTTCACGTCTAGCTACCATTTTGCTTGCATCAGTGTTCCTTCTTACATTTATctgctttttgtcttcttcttcatGTGTCGCTGCAATTctacttgcattagtgttccttcttacattcatcttctTTTCGACTTCTTCACatttagctgccattctgctggcattagtgttcctttttacattcatctgcttttcgtcttcctcttcacgtctagctgacactctgcttgcattagtgttccttcttgcaTTCATCTGTTTCTCGTCTTCTTCTTTACGTGTAGCTGCAATTATGctggcattagtgttccttcttacattcatctgcttttcgtcttctttttcatgtctagctgccattctgcttgcattagtgttccttctttcattcatctgcttttcgtcttcttcccgtctagcagccattctgcttgcattagtgttccttcttccATTCATCtgcttttagccttcttcttcacgtctagctgccattctgcttgtattagatttccttcttacattcatctgcttctCGTCTTCTtttt
Above is a window of Palaemon carinicauda isolate YSFRI2023 chromosome 6, ASM3689809v2, whole genome shotgun sequence DNA encoding:
- the LOC137643167 gene encoding troponin I-like produces the protein MAARHEKEDEKQMNVRRNTNASIIAATRKEEDEKQMNARRNTNASRVSARREEEDEKQMNVKRNTNASRMAAKCEEVEKKMNVRRNTNASRIAATHEEEDKKQINVRRNTDASKMVARREEGDEKQMNVRRNTNVSRMAARREDKK